Proteins co-encoded in one Pseudomonadota bacterium genomic window:
- a CDS encoding DUF2167 domain-containing protein: MPHPSRHGPASLALCALLAAAPVTVLAQSAQELAEREALAAEGLSAEQIDAYLATKAQILESLDRRTGTINLRKANATLVVPDNFYYLDADDAQTVLVDIWGNPPGEKGLGMLFPAEYSPFDGDSWGVTIDWQEDGYVSDEDANEIDYDELLGDLQQQTREANRYRQEEGYPTVNLLGWAERPYYDGGAHKLYWAKELSFEGMDQNTLNYDIRVLGRRGVLVLSFIAGMEQKADIDASRETVLAMAEFNEGDRYTDYVEGDKLAGYGIGALVAGAAGFALAKKGILAAVLIFLKKFGALIAVGAIAAARGLFGGKKKAEQDA; encoded by the coding sequence ATGCCCCACCCCTCGCGCCACGGCCCCGCAAGCCTCGCCCTCTGTGCGCTCCTCGCCGCAGCGCCCGTGACCGTCCTGGCCCAGTCCGCGCAAGAGTTGGCCGAGCGCGAAGCACTGGCAGCGGAGGGGCTGTCGGCGGAACAGATCGACGCCTACCTCGCCACTAAGGCACAGATACTCGAATCCCTGGACCGGCGCACGGGCACCATCAACCTGCGTAAGGCCAACGCCACCCTGGTGGTGCCGGACAACTTCTACTACCTGGATGCCGACGACGCCCAAACCGTGCTGGTGGACATCTGGGGCAACCCGCCGGGGGAGAAGGGCCTCGGCATGTTGTTCCCGGCCGAGTACTCGCCCTTCGACGGTGACTCCTGGGGCGTCACCATCGACTGGCAGGAGGACGGCTACGTCTCCGACGAGGACGCCAACGAGATCGACTACGACGAACTCCTGGGCGATCTCCAACAGCAGACGCGCGAAGCCAACCGATACCGCCAGGAAGAGGGGTACCCCACGGTCAACCTCCTGGGCTGGGCGGAGCGCCCCTACTACGACGGCGGCGCCCACAAGCTCTACTGGGCGAAGGAACTGAGCTTCGAGGGCATGGACCAGAACACCCTCAACTACGACATCCGCGTGCTCGGTCGTCGCGGCGTGCTGGTGCTGAGCTTCATCGCCGGCATGGAGCAGAAGGCCGATATCGATGCGAGCCGTGAGACGGTTCTCGCCATGGCCGAGTTCAACGAGGGCGACCGCTACACCGATTACGTGGAGGGTGACAAGCTCGCCGGCTACGGTATCGGCGCACTGGTGGCAGGCGCTGCCGGTTTCGCCCTGGCGAAAAAGGGCATCCTGGCGGCGGTACTGATCTTCCTGAAGAAGTTCGGCGCACTGATCGCGGTAGGGGCGATCGCCGCCGCGCGCGGCTTGTTCGGCGGTAAGAAGAAAGCCGAACAGGACGCTTAA
- a CDS encoding carboxypeptidase-like regulatory domain-containing protein yields the protein MTRQRLLALLTCALLALGLSACGGGSSGGGSSGGGGTGGGDTGGDTGGGGGDTGGGGDTGGGGDTGGGDTGGDSGGDTGGGDDMSDDGVAQTITVSGVVTDAPIANAIVTLTVDGQQFEAPVPTDANGAYTVEISSTDPDALVLCEAVDPNGAARFTALLDDFEGFQEAANEEGVVEAVDITNVTTAQYVLATQLTDDGTIDDLDELETAAEMVDADELLELSAAIKVVVEAIEGVTLPEGITDTQELAEAIAEGTTTFVEDLEVTNPGTLDEAVDLVLTDGNATIEWDEDTVPGVYMPSDGNSVFVFFAGGQGLRQEFGDFHDDGEFDGDDFDRDPSDAPDVCFPPPDGATPPEGDDDAFADGNGDALDDGTGDAFDDGSDVGDDGVASDEDGDGTGDAFDDGTDVGDDGVANDDGGVAPGEVPTDEGDAFTPPGGEEFCDFDQDFGDDYDYYDDYYSDAEDFTWSVNEAGQLRIEFTAADGTVEFQLVTLIAVSGDVVKVSVEDSSDQREETDGEAEERGPQTDSAVFMRFAEMGFDTATVPGTYTIFEVEFEDEEADEEDGFEEDHEEALVFLGDGNGYELDLETGFQDGGFTWRVDGNGVLSLAEADGETASVYVLDRTSTGLLTVLVVATEIEDDGTSYRELFVETLQYSEEIAEGPQPDAANTAALAGKTYAQIDAEEIGLFTFGADGTFTEIFERREFDGYEFGEDEGEWTVDDQGVIRVDFDDDDDDVGGVQVEAGLGEDQMTLLVDPDDQFSITVDRVTSFDEESLLGLWMEQTLAGEETAMVMFEGGGFGVYDLQGENPTEFEWAVDDEGILHVFPVAGPEDPEGVFTVTFYNLATSTENILRVVQVFRLDGELDPQVGGGPDQEDEAFTDEDAQAPNVLVGVTLSRMP from the coding sequence ATGACGCGACAACGTTTACTCGCACTGCTCACCTGCGCGCTGCTCGCGCTCGGGTTGAGCGCCTGCGGCGGTGGCTCGAGCGGCGGTGGCTCGAGCGGCGGTGGCGGTACCGGCGGTGGTGACACCGGCGGCGACACCGGCGGCGGCGGCGGTGATACAGGCGGCGGCGGTGATACAGGCGGCGGTGGTGACACCGGCGGCGGCGACACGGGCGGTGATAGCGGCGGCGACACCGGCGGCGGTGACGATATGAGCGACGATGGCGTCGCGCAGACCATCACCGTGAGCGGCGTGGTCACCGATGCGCCGATCGCCAACGCCATCGTGACACTCACGGTAGACGGCCAGCAATTCGAGGCACCGGTCCCGACGGACGCCAACGGCGCCTACACGGTGGAAATCTCGAGCACCGATCCGGACGCCCTCGTTTTGTGTGAGGCCGTCGACCCTAACGGTGCTGCGCGCTTCACCGCCCTACTCGATGACTTCGAAGGCTTCCAGGAAGCGGCGAACGAGGAAGGCGTGGTCGAGGCCGTCGACATCACCAACGTGACCACAGCCCAGTACGTGCTCGCGACCCAGCTCACCGACGACGGCACGATCGATGACCTCGACGAGCTCGAAACCGCCGCCGAGATGGTGGACGCGGACGAACTCCTCGAACTCTCCGCCGCCATCAAGGTGGTGGTCGAGGCCATCGAAGGCGTGACCCTTCCCGAGGGCATCACCGACACCCAGGAACTCGCGGAAGCGATCGCCGAGGGCACCACGACCTTCGTGGAAGACCTCGAGGTGACGAACCCCGGCACCCTCGACGAAGCCGTCGACCTGGTGCTGACGGACGGCAACGCGACCATCGAGTGGGATGAGGACACCGTTCCCGGCGTGTACATGCCGAGCGACGGCAACTCCGTCTTCGTGTTCTTCGCCGGCGGCCAGGGCCTGCGCCAGGAGTTCGGCGACTTTCACGACGACGGCGAATTCGATGGCGATGACTTCGATCGCGACCCCAGCGATGCCCCGGACGTCTGCTTCCCGCCCCCCGATGGCGCCACCCCGCCTGAGGGCGACGACGACGCCTTTGCCGATGGTAACGGCGATGCGCTCGACGACGGCACCGGCGACGCCTTCGATGATGGCTCCGACGTCGGCGACGACGGCGTTGCCAGCGACGAAGACGGGGACGGCACCGGCGATGCCTTCGACGACGGCACCGACGTGGGTGATGACGGCGTCGCCAACGATGACGGTGGCGTGGCCCCCGGCGAGGTCCCGACGGACGAAGGCGACGCTTTCACCCCGCCCGGCGGTGAGGAGTTCTGCGACTTCGACCAGGACTTCGGCGATGACTACGACTACTACGACGACTACTACAGCGACGCCGAGGACTTCACCTGGTCCGTCAACGAGGCCGGTCAGCTGCGCATCGAGTTCACGGCTGCCGACGGCACCGTCGAGTTCCAGCTGGTTACGCTGATCGCCGTGTCCGGTGATGTAGTCAAGGTGTCCGTCGAGGACAGCAGCGACCAGCGAGAGGAGACCGACGGCGAGGCCGAGGAACGCGGTCCTCAGACCGACTCCGCCGTCTTCATGCGCTTTGCCGAGATGGGCTTCGACACCGCCACGGTGCCGGGCACCTACACCATCTTCGAGGTGGAGTTCGAAGATGAGGAAGCCGACGAAGAGGACGGCTTCGAAGAAGATCACGAGGAAGCCCTCGTGTTCCTCGGCGACGGCAACGGCTACGAGCTGGACCTCGAGACGGGCTTCCAGGACGGCGGCTTCACGTGGCGCGTGGACGGTAACGGCGTGCTGAGCCTGGCCGAGGCCGACGGTGAGACGGCGTCCGTCTACGTGCTCGATCGCACCAGCACGGGCCTGCTAACGGTCCTCGTGGTCGCCACCGAGATCGAGGATGACGGCACCAGCTACCGCGAGCTCTTCGTGGAGACCCTGCAGTACTCGGAAGAGATCGCCGAAGGTCCGCAGCCCGACGCCGCCAACACGGCAGCGCTCGCGGGCAAGACCTACGCGCAGATCGACGCCGAGGAGATTGGCCTCTTTACCTTCGGTGCCGACGGCACCTTTACCGAGATCTTCGAGCGTCGTGAATTCGACGGCTACGAGTTCGGTGAGGACGAGGGCGAGTGGACCGTCGACGACCAGGGCGTCATCCGCGTCGATTTCGATGACGATGACGACGACGTCGGTGGCGTGCAGGTGGAAGCTGGCCTCGGTGAGGATCAGATGACCCTGCTGGTCGATCCCGACGATCAGTTCTCCATCACCGTCGATCGCGTGACGAGCTTCGACGAGGAGAGCCTCCTCGGCCTGTGGATGGAGCAGACCCTCGCCGGTGAAGAAACCGCGATGGTCATGTTCGAGGGCGGTGGCTTCGGCGTCTACGACCTCCAGGGTGAGAACCCGACGGAGTTCGAGTGGGCCGTCGACGATGAAGGCATTCTGCACGTGTTCCCCGTCGCCGGACCTGAGGATCCGGAGGGCGTGTTCACGGTGACCTTCTACAACCTGGCCACCAGCACCGAGAACATCCTACGCGTGGTGCAGGTGTTCCGCCTGGACGGTGAGCTCGACCCGCAGGTCGGCGGCGGGCCGGACCAGGAGGACGAGGCCTTCACCGATGAGGATGCGCAGGCACCGAACGTGCTGGTGGGCGTAACCCTCTCTCGCATGCCGTAA
- a CDS encoding NADH-quinone oxidoreductase subunit M — protein MIAVPFLGMAVLAFVRGRVAVLSTTLAITLVNLALAVVLWIGFDLTDQGMQFVERVEWMPTFGIQYAVGVDGISLLLVLLTSILPPLCVLGSWDSITSRLKPFMMLILLVEGAMLVVFTALDAFLFFMLWEVTMIPMYFMIVLWGGPERIAAGMKYVIYSLLGSLLLLVGILSLSLQAGTFDILMLAEHDYSANSQFWIFLALFLGFAIKLPMLPFHTWLPDAHSEAPTAGSVLLAGVLLKMGGYGLIRFCLPIFPEVALQFAPYMLWLSVAGILYGGYMALAQTDLKRLVAYSSVSHMGFVTLGIFSFSNEGIEGAILQMMTHGLTTGAMFLIVGQLYNRTHSREIADYGGLYKRMPRFVAILSLFAVASFGLPATSNFIGEFLILVGVSYENFVFVVLAMGGIVLGAAYMLWMLQRVALGQARTEAARQLTDLDLREVLTLAPLVVAVLGIGLYPGPLLEAMDASVTYVVDRVAAVQAAIP, from the coding sequence ATGATCGCGGTGCCGTTTCTCGGCATGGCGGTCTTGGCATTCGTTCGCGGCCGGGTCGCGGTACTGTCGACGACGCTCGCGATCACCCTGGTGAACCTGGCGCTGGCCGTGGTGCTGTGGATCGGCTTCGATCTCACGGACCAGGGCATGCAGTTCGTCGAACGGGTCGAGTGGATGCCCACCTTCGGCATTCAGTACGCCGTCGGCGTCGACGGCATCAGCCTGTTGCTGGTGCTGCTCACCAGCATTCTGCCGCCGCTCTGCGTGCTCGGTTCCTGGGATTCGATCACCAGCCGGCTGAAGCCGTTCATGATGCTCATCCTGCTGGTGGAAGGCGCCATGTTGGTGGTCTTCACGGCGCTGGATGCCTTCCTGTTTTTCATGCTGTGGGAAGTCACGATGATTCCCATGTACTTCATGATCGTGCTGTGGGGCGGACCGGAACGTATCGCGGCCGGCATGAAGTACGTGATCTACAGTCTGCTCGGCAGCTTGCTGCTACTGGTGGGCATCCTCAGCCTATCCCTGCAGGCGGGCACCTTCGACATCCTGATGCTCGCCGAGCATGACTACTCGGCCAACTCCCAGTTCTGGATATTCCTGGCCCTGTTCCTGGGCTTCGCCATCAAGCTGCCGATGCTGCCCTTCCACACGTGGCTGCCGGATGCGCATTCGGAAGCGCCAACGGCCGGCAGTGTGTTGCTGGCCGGCGTGCTGCTCAAGATGGGTGGCTATGGCCTGATCCGCTTCTGCCTGCCGATCTTCCCCGAGGTGGCGCTGCAGTTCGCGCCGTACATGCTGTGGTTGTCGGTGGCCGGAATTCTCTACGGCGGGTACATGGCCCTGGCGCAGACGGACCTGAAGCGCCTGGTCGCCTACTCGTCGGTCTCGCACATGGGCTTTGTGACCTTGGGCATCTTCTCCTTCAGCAACGAAGGCATCGAAGGTGCAATCCTGCAGATGATGACCCACGGCCTGACCACCGGCGCGATGTTCCTGATCGTCGGCCAGCTATACAACCGCACGCACAGCCGTGAGATCGCCGACTACGGTGGCTTGTACAAGCGTATGCCCAGGTTCGTCGCGATACTGAGCCTCTTTGCCGTGGCGTCCTTCGGGTTGCCCGCCACGTCGAACTTCATCGGCGAGTTCCTGATCCTGGTCGGCGTGTCCTACGAGAACTTCGTCTTCGTCGTGCTGGCCATGGGCGGCATCGTGCTGGGCGCCGCCTACATGCTCTGGATGCTGCAGCGGGTGGCACTTGGGCAGGCGCGTACGGAGGCGGCTCGTCAGCTGACGGACCTGGATCTTCGCGAGGTGCTGACGTTGGCGCCCTTGGTGGTGGCCGTGCTCGGTATCGGCCTCTACCCGGGACCCTTGCTGGAGGCGATGGATGCCAGCGTGACCTACGTCGTCGACCGCGTGGCGGCGGTGCAGGCCGCTATTCCCTAG
- a CDS encoding NADH-quinone oxidoreductase subunit L produces MSIYVLIPFLPLLAALVLALFGRQLEGVGHRLVIPAIAVSFALSVSLFLDVRANGAMEITLYQLLDVGSLKVDVGFFVDQLTVLLLLLVTGVSSIVQIYASRYMISDARHSRFFALTALFTGAMTVLVMSSNLLLTFMFWEVMGLCSYLLVSHYGEREAAAKAATKVFLVNAVADVGLFIGIILTFVTFGTLNIQEILSLARSGTEIPTLSVTLITLCLFMGAMGKSAQVPTHAWLPLAMEAPTPVSALIHAATMVNAGPFLLARLSPVIVLSQSGMAVIATVGAVTALFASVVSLTQTDVKRTLAYSTISQLGFMTFLCGVGAFVAAIFHLLAHGFFKAFLFLSTGNVLASTHRRFELEEEKSHAPSQGLFLWALVLSVLPPLVVFSGAYRDLWLSQGFTTAAVALWVVGSCTVFFTAMYLFKGFTTVFGHGVSGVRAGSRVTPTPFSTRLLGGIAVVAGVAIALLLVIWRWFAEFLSPAVGGAPASPSSGLTLWVLVPIGVALLGWGVAYTRRDKAGVAGGAEWKKRLYVFFLNKGYFDEIYEVIIVRPTLGAARWMWAKIDRGIIDRLVLSMGAISLGVARRLGAIDMAVDRQVTNVGSGSVGLARRLGAIDIAVDRQVTRVGSGSVSLARWLGRNVDTAGISKTVDGLGKGVDASGQAARRIEPRTLQHNLLVVVLSLIAALTFFYWIAG; encoded by the coding sequence ATGTCGATCTACGTCTTGATACCGTTCTTGCCCCTGCTCGCGGCGCTGGTGCTCGCCCTGTTCGGGCGTCAGCTCGAAGGGGTGGGTCACCGGTTGGTGATTCCTGCCATCGCCGTATCGTTCGCGCTGTCCGTCTCTCTATTCCTCGACGTTCGCGCGAACGGGGCGATGGAGATCACGCTTTACCAGCTGCTCGATGTGGGGAGCCTGAAGGTCGACGTGGGCTTTTTCGTCGATCAGCTCACCGTGTTGTTGTTGCTGCTGGTCACCGGCGTCAGTTCCATCGTCCAGATCTACGCGTCGCGATACATGATCAGCGATGCCCGCCACAGTCGTTTCTTCGCCCTAACGGCGTTGTTCACCGGTGCCATGACAGTGCTGGTGATGAGCAGCAACCTCCTGCTCACGTTCATGTTCTGGGAGGTCATGGGCCTTTGTTCCTACCTGCTCGTCTCGCACTACGGCGAGCGTGAGGCTGCGGCGAAGGCGGCGACCAAGGTGTTCCTGGTCAATGCCGTGGCGGACGTGGGGCTGTTCATCGGCATCATTCTCACCTTCGTGACCTTCGGCACCCTGAACATCCAGGAGATTCTGAGTCTCGCGCGATCGGGTACGGAGATTCCGACACTCTCTGTCACGCTGATCACCCTTTGCCTGTTCATGGGGGCTATGGGCAAGTCCGCCCAGGTGCCGACCCATGCGTGGCTGCCGCTGGCGATGGAAGCGCCAACACCCGTGTCGGCGCTGATCCACGCGGCGACCATGGTGAACGCCGGGCCCTTCCTGCTGGCGCGCCTGAGTCCGGTGATCGTGCTCTCGCAGAGCGGCATGGCGGTGATCGCCACCGTCGGCGCGGTGACCGCGTTGTTTGCGTCGGTCGTGTCGTTGACCCAGACGGACGTCAAGCGAACGCTCGCGTACTCCACCATCAGCCAACTCGGTTTCATGACCTTCCTGTGCGGGGTCGGCGCGTTCGTGGCCGCGATTTTCCACCTCTTGGCGCACGGCTTCTTCAAAGCGTTCCTGTTCCTGTCCACCGGCAACGTCCTGGCCTCGACCCATCGTCGCTTCGAACTCGAGGAAGAGAAGTCCCACGCGCCTTCTCAGGGGCTGTTCCTGTGGGCCCTGGTGCTCTCCGTGCTGCCCCCGTTGGTGGTGTTCTCCGGTGCCTATCGTGACCTGTGGCTCTCCCAGGGCTTTACCACGGCCGCTGTCGCGCTGTGGGTGGTAGGTAGCTGCACCGTGTTCTTCACGGCCATGTACCTGTTCAAGGGTTTCACCACGGTATTCGGTCACGGCGTCTCAGGCGTCCGCGCGGGCTCGCGGGTCACGCCTACTCCCTTCTCCACGCGACTGCTTGGCGGCATCGCGGTGGTGGCCGGCGTGGCGATCGCCTTGCTACTGGTGATCTGGCGTTGGTTCGCCGAGTTCCTATCACCCGCGGTAGGCGGTGCGCCAGCATCGCCAAGTTCGGGGTTGACCCTATGGGTGCTGGTGCCGATCGGTGTTGCGCTGCTCGGCTGGGGCGTCGCCTACACACGGCGCGATAAGGCTGGGGTGGCCGGTGGTGCCGAGTGGAAGAAGCGCCTCTACGTGTTCTTCCTCAACAAGGGCTACTTCGATGAGATCTACGAGGTGATCATCGTGCGCCCGACCCTCGGTGCCGCTCGCTGGATGTGGGCGAAGATCGATCGAGGCATCATCGATCGACTGGTGCTCTCGATGGGCGCCATCAGCCTTGGTGTCGCCCGCCGCTTGGGCGCTATCGACATGGCGGTCGACCGACAGGTGACCAACGTGGGTTCCGGCAGCGTCGGTCTCGCTCGCCGCTTGGGCGCTATCGACATCGCGGTCGACCGACAGGTAACCCGCGTCGGTTCCGGCAGCGTCAGTCTTGCCCGATGGCTCGGGCGCAACGTCGATACGGCCGGTATCTCGAAAACGGTCGATGGACTAGGTAAGGGGGTGGATGCATCGGGCCAGGCGGCACGGCGCATCGAGCCACGCACCCTGCAGCACAATCTGCTGGTCGTCGTGCTTTCTCTGATTGCTGCGTTGACCTTCTTCTACTGGATCGCGGGGTAG
- a CDS encoding proton-conducting transporter membrane subunit has translation MSEHLPILLFLVPFFAGVAMPLVTTNRRGWCQPIAIGAAALMVVLAVINLRVVLSEGPIEYALGGWGAPIGIAWLNDSLAALVVLTVSAVAFLTLLYGRMAFSSRFDRSMTHYTLVLLLITGLVGIVFAADLFNLFVFLEVSAIAAYALVGAGGGKGAVYAFRYLLLGSLGATLYLLGVGHLYVATGTLNMADLATQLPELINSTAVAGGLIYIFLGLSIKMALIPLHGWLPDAYQNAPETVSPLLASTVTKVALVAWVRIEYSLILPGVEVSAVPVLVLLEEIGIIAAIVGGALALIQTDLKRMFAYGGIGHVGLILLGVSLGNATGFAGGIFYLVNDAVMQGALFMIAGVLARSHGVRTLDDLRESGRPSPWLTASLIIVAVGMVGLPPMGGFFGKWNIVLGALEADHYLAAFAVVASTLLTLGYFVRVFAAWFHRSTPAGVQPQAASGLLWPSLGVASVAMIALGVFSDPIFKILVDFVTGGGV, from the coding sequence GTGAGCGAGCATCTGCCCATACTGCTGTTCCTCGTGCCGTTCTTCGCGGGCGTGGCGATGCCGCTCGTGACCACGAATCGGCGCGGCTGGTGTCAGCCAATCGCGATCGGTGCGGCCGCGCTCATGGTGGTGCTGGCCGTGATCAACCTACGGGTGGTGTTGAGCGAGGGGCCGATCGAGTACGCGCTCGGCGGCTGGGGGGCACCGATCGGCATCGCCTGGTTGAACGATTCGCTCGCCGCCTTGGTGGTGCTGACCGTCAGCGCGGTGGCCTTCCTGACGCTCCTCTACGGGCGCATGGCCTTCTCCTCCCGCTTCGACCGGAGCATGACCCACTACACGCTCGTGCTGTTGCTGATCACGGGGCTGGTCGGGATCGTATTCGCGGCGGACCTGTTCAACCTGTTCGTGTTCCTGGAGGTCTCGGCCATCGCGGCCTACGCGCTGGTCGGCGCGGGCGGCGGCAAGGGCGCTGTCTACGCATTTCGCTACCTGCTCCTGGGCTCACTCGGGGCGACCCTTTACCTGCTGGGCGTCGGCCACCTCTACGTGGCGACGGGCACCCTGAACATGGCGGACCTTGCCACCCAGCTTCCCGAGCTGATCAACTCGACGGCTGTGGCCGGTGGCCTGATCTACATCTTCCTCGGGCTGTCGATCAAGATGGCCCTGATTCCGCTGCACGGCTGGCTGCCCGATGCCTACCAGAACGCACCGGAAACCGTGAGTCCGCTGTTGGCCTCCACGGTGACCAAGGTAGCGCTGGTGGCGTGGGTGCGAATCGAGTACTCCCTGATCCTGCCCGGCGTGGAGGTGAGCGCGGTCCCGGTGCTGGTGCTGCTGGAGGAGATCGGCATCATCGCCGCGATCGTCGGCGGCGCGCTCGCGCTCATTCAGACCGATCTCAAGCGCATGTTCGCCTACGGCGGCATCGGCCACGTGGGGTTGATCCTCTTGGGTGTTAGTCTCGGCAACGCGACGGGCTTCGCGGGTGGGATCTTCTACCTGGTCAACGACGCGGTCATGCAGGGAGCCCTTTTCATGATCGCCGGGGTGCTGGCGCGTAGCCACGGCGTGCGCACGCTGGACGACCTGCGCGAATCGGGCAGACCGTCGCCCTGGTTGACGGCGTCTCTGATCATCGTCGCGGTAGGAATGGTCGGCCTGCCCCCCATGGGTGGTTTCTTCGGCAAGTGGAACATCGTGTTGGGCGCCCTCGAGGCGGACCACTACCTGGCGGCCTTCGCCGTGGTGGCATCGACGCTGCTGACCCTGGGCTACTTCGTGAGGGTCTTCGCTGCGTGGTTCCACCGCTCGACGCCCGCCGGTGTCCAACCGCAAGCCGCCTCGGGGCTCCTATGGCCCAGCCTTGGCGTGGCGTCGGTCGCCATGATCGCGCTCGGGGTGTTCAGCGATCCCATCTTCAAGATACTGGTTGACTTCGTCACCGGTGGAGGCGTCTGA
- a CDS encoding cation:proton antiporter subunit C, with translation MFELLQAWLQRPNFIVFVILFLWGLYIMVVHPNLVKKLIGLYILQTSVIFFLVAFSAKQGATVPIVRPDSVVNAIEYANPLPHVLTVTAIVVQVATLGVSLALVSLAYRKYRTLDENELLQEAE, from the coding sequence ATGTTTGAGCTCCTTCAGGCCTGGTTGCAGCGGCCGAACTTCATTGTCTTCGTGATTCTGTTCCTCTGGGGCCTCTACATCATGGTCGTGCACCCGAACCTGGTGAAGAAGCTGATCGGGCTGTACATCCTGCAGACCAGCGTGATTTTCTTCCTGGTGGCCTTCAGTGCAAAGCAGGGCGCCACGGTGCCGATCGTAAGGCCCGATTCGGTGGTGAATGCCATCGAGTACGCCAACCCGCTGCCCCACGTGCTCACGGTGACGGCCATCGTGGTGCAGGTGGCCACCCTCGGTGTGTCCCTGGCGTTGGTCTCCCTCGCCTACCGCAAGTACCGCACGCTCGATGAGAACGAGCTGCTGCAGGAGGCCGAGTGA
- a CDS encoding MnhB domain-containing protein translates to MRTLGRIVIPVAQLFGFYVLVFGQYGPGGGFVGGVVLAASMILAILIFGVDADDSRLARAVLHGDGIGLLIFAGVGGLCLIGGGQFLNYANLEVPGLDEPSRRYLGILLTQIGVAVDVAVTGVSISISLASDDEDEGDGADEVSHV, encoded by the coding sequence GTGCGCACCCTGGGCCGGATCGTGATCCCCGTGGCGCAATTGTTCGGCTTCTATGTGCTGGTGTTCGGGCAGTACGGGCCCGGCGGTGGCTTCGTCGGCGGGGTGGTGCTGGCGGCAAGCATGATTCTCGCCATTCTGATCTTCGGCGTGGACGCCGATGACAGTCGCCTGGCGCGGGCTGTGCTGCATGGCGACGGCATCGGCCTACTCATCTTTGCAGGCGTGGGCGGCTTGTGCCTGATCGGCGGCGGTCAGTTCCTGAACTACGCAAACCTCGAGGTGCCGGGTCTGGACGAACCTTCCCGCAGGTACCTCGGGATCTTGTTGACGCAGATTGGTGTGGCCGTGGATGTCGCCGTGACCGGCGTGTCGATTTCCATCAGCTTGGCCTCAGATGATGAAGATGAGGGCGACGGCGCGGATGAGGTTTCCCATGTTTGA
- a CDS encoding DUF4040 domain-containing protein, whose protein sequence is MIFELPLLLLLVMTAAGAILVKDLISAVFILGSYSFALALVWALVGAVDVAFVEAVVGAGLATVFFLLTLFRTDEKDTQIRRLPVPKVALVGLPLLALLMLYGAGDLPVFEDPTSPASTHVSPQYLENSVAQTRTPNVVTSILMDYRALDTLVETIVIFTAGIACALLLRRRGQ, encoded by the coding sequence GTGATTTTCGAGTTGCCGCTGCTGTTGCTGCTGGTGATGACGGCCGCCGGGGCGATCCTCGTCAAGGACCTCATCTCGGCCGTCTTCATTCTGGGCTCTTACAGTTTTGCCCTGGCGTTGGTCTGGGCGCTGGTCGGCGCCGTCGACGTCGCGTTCGTCGAGGCGGTGGTCGGCGCGGGACTCGCCACCGTGTTCTTCCTGCTGACCTTGTTCCGCACCGACGAGAAGGACACGCAGATTCGCCGCCTGCCGGTGCCCAAGGTAGCGCTCGTCGGTCTGCCGCTGCTGGCCTTGTTGATGCTCTACGGCGCGGGCGACCTGCCGGTGTTCGAAGATCCCACGTCGCCCGCCAGCACGCACGTCTCGCCGCAGTACCTCGAGAACAGCGTGGCGCAGACGCGGACCCCCAACGTGGTCACCTCGATCCTGATGGACTACCGCGCTCTGGATACGCTGGTGGAGACCATCGTGATCTTCACGGCGGGTATCGCCTGTGCGCTGCTGCTGCGGAGACGCGGTCAGTGA
- the mnhG gene encoding monovalent cation/H(+) antiporter subunit G: MTALAIVLIVIGLFFLVVGSIGMLRLPDVFSRAHALSLTDALGALFVLGGLAVYEGFSTNLLKILVVLGLIYLLNPVFTHAAIRAAYRAGLRPGERSDDK, translated from the coding sequence ATGACGGCGCTGGCCATTGTCCTGATCGTGATCGGGCTGTTTTTTCTGGTGGTCGGCTCCATCGGCATGCTGCGCCTGCCCGATGTGTTCAGCCGCGCCCATGCGCTGTCCCTGACCGATGCCTTAGGGGCCCTGTTCGTGTTGGGCGGGCTGGCGGTCTACGAGGGGTTCAGTACTAACCTGCTGAAGATCCTCGTAGTGCTCGGTCTCATCTACCTGCTCAATCCCGTGTTCACCCACGCGGCCATTCGCGCAGCCTACCGGGCGGGACTTCGCCCAGGCGAGAGGAGCGACGACAAGTGA
- a CDS encoding monovalent cation/H+ antiporter complex subunit F, whose protein sequence is MSGFLFFVLVALTAMMLVYLYRVVRGPTAFDRVLGLNGISTKAIILIVVIGAAFGRVDMFVDISTGYAILNLVGALAIAKFLEERGEEEE, encoded by the coding sequence GTGAGCGGTTTTCTGTTCTTCGTGCTCGTGGCGCTGACGGCGATGATGCTCGTTTACCTGTACCGAGTGGTGCGTGGCCCCACCGCCTTCGATCGGGTGCTCGGACTCAACGGTATCTCCACCAAGGCGATCATCCTGATCGTGGTGATCGGTGCGGCCTTCGGGCGGGTCGATATGTTCGTGGACATCTCCACTGGCTACGCGATCCTGAATCTCGTCGGCGCGCTGGCGATTGCCAAGTTCCTCGAAGAACGTGGGGAGGAGGAAGAATGA